In one window of Agrobacterium larrymoorei DNA:
- a CDS encoding ABC transporter ATP-binding protein, with protein MAKKMALQLSGVERTYGQGETSLSILKQANFELRSGEIVALVAPSGTGKSTLLHLAGLLEHPDAGEVFINGKPCGTLSDEERTAIRRSDIGFVYQFHHLLPEFSALENIMMPQLIAGLPHKEAQQRAKALLDYMRIGHRGEHRPAELSGGEQQRVAIARAVANAPFLLLADEPTGNLDPETASYVFDALEALVRQSGLAALIATHNHDLAARMDRRVTLSEGKIVEF; from the coding sequence ATGGCAAAGAAAATGGCTTTACAGCTTTCCGGCGTGGAACGGACCTATGGGCAGGGCGAGACCAGCCTTTCCATTCTGAAACAGGCGAATTTCGAGCTTAGAAGCGGCGAAATCGTCGCGCTCGTTGCACCTTCCGGCACGGGCAAATCGACCCTGCTGCATCTGGCCGGTTTGCTGGAGCATCCGGATGCGGGCGAAGTCTTCATCAACGGCAAGCCTTGCGGAACGCTGTCGGATGAAGAGCGCACGGCCATTCGCCGCAGCGATATCGGTTTCGTCTACCAGTTCCACCATCTGCTGCCCGAGTTTTCCGCACTGGAAAACATCATGATGCCGCAGCTTATTGCGGGCCTTCCACACAAGGAAGCGCAGCAACGCGCCAAGGCGCTTCTCGATTATATGCGCATCGGCCATCGCGGCGAACATCGCCCGGCAGAGCTTTCCGGCGGTGAGCAGCAGCGCGTGGCGATTGCCAGAGCGGTGGCCAACGCGCCCTTCCTGCTTCTGGCCGATGAACCGACGGGCAACCTCGATCCCGAAACCGCATCCTATGTGTTCGACGCACTGGAAGCCCTCGTGCGCCAATCCGGCCTTGCAGCGCTGATCGCCACGCACAACCACGATCTTGCCGCCCGCATGGATCGCCGGGTTACGCTAAGCGAAGGCAAGATCGTCGAATTCTAG
- a CDS encoding lipoprotein-releasing ABC transporter permease subunit, producing the protein MVKAGAKAEADNGAVASVKDGAARPFSAFERMVAWRYLRSRRKEAFISVIAGFSFVGIMLGVATLIIVMAVMNGFRTELISRILGINGHMIVQPIDEPFNNYDDLAKKFAGVPGVNMALPLVEGQTLASGRGGAGSGALVRGVRPEDIEKIKEVSGNVKTGDLVGFMSGQGVLVGSRLAAQLGVSAGDQITLISPEGDVTPMGVNPRVKSYTISGIFEIGMSEYDASMIYMPLSEAQLYFNSEGIVQSIELFVSHPDNVDGIRPLVEAAAGRQVYITDWRQRNQTFFSALQVERNVMFMILTLIVLVAALNIISGLIMLVKDKGSDIAILRTMGASSGAVMRIFFMTGAAIGIVGTFAGVALGVLVCLNVESIRQFFSWITGTVLFDPQLYFLSQLPAEMDVSETITVVIMALTLSFLATIFPAWRASKLDPVQALRYE; encoded by the coding sequence ATGGTAAAAGCCGGCGCAAAGGCCGAGGCTGACAACGGTGCGGTTGCATCCGTCAAGGATGGGGCGGCACGGCCGTTTTCGGCTTTCGAGCGCATGGTGGCCTGGCGCTACCTGCGCTCGCGCCGCAAGGAAGCGTTCATCTCCGTCATTGCCGGTTTCTCTTTCGTCGGCATCATGCTGGGCGTGGCAACGCTCATCATCGTCATGGCGGTGATGAATGGTTTCCGCACGGAGCTGATCTCGCGCATTCTCGGCATCAACGGTCACATGATCGTCCAGCCGATCGATGAGCCCTTCAACAATTACGACGACCTTGCCAAGAAGTTCGCAGGCGTGCCGGGCGTCAACATGGCCCTGCCGCTGGTGGAGGGCCAGACGCTGGCATCCGGTCGCGGTGGTGCTGGCAGCGGTGCGCTGGTGCGCGGCGTTCGCCCGGAGGACATCGAAAAGATCAAGGAAGTCTCGGGCAATGTGAAGACCGGCGATCTCGTCGGCTTCATGTCGGGGCAGGGCGTGCTCGTCGGCTCACGGCTTGCAGCACAGCTGGGCGTGAGCGCGGGGGACCAGATCACGCTGATATCACCGGAGGGTGACGTGACGCCGATGGGCGTCAATCCGCGCGTCAAATCCTACACGATTTCCGGTATCTTCGAGATCGGCATGTCGGAATATGATGCGTCGATGATCTATATGCCGCTTTCGGAAGCGCAGCTTTATTTCAATTCGGAAGGCATCGTTCAGTCCATCGAACTCTTCGTCAGCCACCCTGATAATGTCGACGGAATAAGGCCTCTGGTGGAGGCCGCGGCAGGGCGTCAAGTCTATATCACCGACTGGCGACAGCGTAACCAGACCTTCTTCTCCGCCCTTCAGGTGGAGCGAAACGTCATGTTCATGATCCTGACGCTGATCGTGCTCGTGGCCGCGCTCAATATCATTTCCGGCCTCATAATGCTGGTGAAGGACAAGGGTAGCGATATCGCCATTCTGCGCACCATGGGTGCGAGTTCCGGCGCAGTCATGCGTATCTTCTTCATGACGGGTGCCGCCATCGGCATCGTTGGCACCTTTGCCGGTGTTGCGCTCGGCGTGCTCGTCTGTCTGAACGTGGAGTCCATCCGTCAGTTCTTCTCGTGGATAACCGGAACGGTTCTGTTCGATCCGCAGCTTTATTTCCTCAGCCAGCTTCCTGCGGAAATGGACGTTAGCGAAACGATCACCGTCGTCATCATGGCACTGACCCTGTCCTTTCTGGCAACGATCTTCCCAGCCTGGCGTGCTTCGAAGCTCGATCCTGTCCAGGCCCTGCGATACGAATAA
- the proS gene encoding proline--tRNA ligase translates to MRLSRYFLPILKENPKEAEIVSHRLMLRAGMIRQQSQGIYSWLPLGKRVMDKVNKIIREEQDRSGAIELLMPTLQSAELWQESGRYDDYGKEMLRIKDRQDRNMLYGPTNEEMITDIFRSYVKSYKGLPLNLYHIQLKFRDEVRPRFGTMRSREFLMKDAYSFDLTKEGAIHSYNKMFTAYLRTFSRLGLRAIPMRADTGPIGGNHSHEFIILADTGESEVFCHKSFLEKDIPSDDTNFDDVAGLQGVFDEWTADYAATSEMHDEAAFDAIPEGERVSARGIEVGHIFYFGTKYSEPMGAKVQGPDGKEHLVHMGSYGIGPTRLVPAIIEASHDENGIIWPASVAPFDVVIINMKAGDAACDAACEKLYYSLSNAGKDVLYDDTDDRAGQKFATADLIGVPLQIIVGPRGIAGGEVEVKDRKTGARESVTVEAAMNRVLG, encoded by the coding sequence ATGCGTCTCAGCCGTTACTTTTTGCCCATCCTGAAGGAAAATCCCAAGGAAGCGGAAATCGTGTCTCACCGCCTCATGCTGCGCGCAGGCATGATCCGCCAGCAGAGCCAGGGCATCTATTCTTGGCTGCCGCTGGGCAAGCGCGTGATGGACAAAGTCAACAAGATCATTCGCGAAGAGCAGGATCGCTCCGGCGCAATCGAGCTTCTGATGCCGACTTTGCAGTCTGCCGAACTCTGGCAGGAAAGCGGTCGTTACGATGACTACGGCAAGGAAATGCTGCGCATCAAGGACCGTCAGGACCGTAACATGCTGTATGGCCCGACCAATGAGGAGATGATCACCGACATCTTCCGGTCCTATGTGAAGTCCTATAAGGGCCTGCCGCTGAACCTTTATCACATCCAGCTGAAGTTCCGTGACGAGGTTCGCCCGCGCTTCGGCACGATGCGTTCGCGCGAATTCCTGATGAAGGATGCCTATTCCTTCGACCTTACGAAGGAAGGCGCGATCCACTCCTATAACAAGATGTTTACCGCTTACCTGCGCACCTTCTCGCGCCTTGGTCTGCGCGCTATTCCAATGCGCGCCGATACGGGCCCGATCGGTGGCAATCACAGCCATGAATTCATCATTCTGGCGGATACGGGTGAGTCCGAAGTCTTCTGCCACAAGAGCTTCCTTGAAAAGGATATTCCGTCCGACGACACCAATTTCGATGATGTTGCCGGTCTTCAGGGTGTTTTCGACGAGTGGACGGCCGATTACGCCGCGACATCCGAAATGCATGACGAAGCTGCTTTCGATGCGATTCCCGAAGGCGAGCGCGTTTCCGCACGCGGTATCGAAGTTGGCCACATCTTCTATTTCGGTACGAAATATTCCGAGCCGATGGGTGCGAAGGTTCAGGGGCCGGATGGCAAGGAACACCTTGTCCACATGGGATCCTATGGTATCGGGCCGACACGCCTTGTTCCCGCCATCATTGAAGCATCGCATGATGAGAACGGAATCATCTGGCCTGCTTCGGTCGCTCCTTTCGATGTCGTCATCATCAACATGAAGGCGGGTGATGCGGCCTGCGACGCGGCCTGCGAGAAGCTCTATTACTCGCTCTCCAACGCGGGCAAGGATGTTCTGTACGACGACACGGATGACCGTGCTGGCCAGAAGTTCGCAACAGCCGATCTCATCGGCGTTCCGTTGCAGATCATCGTCGGCCCGCGCGGCATTGCCGGCGGTGAGGTCGAGGTCAAGGATCGCAAGACCGGCGCCCGCGAGAGCGTGACCGTCGAAGCTGCAATGAACAGGGTTCTCGGCTGA
- a CDS encoding DUF1467 family protein: MQWLSVAAVFFIVWWTVLFIVLPIGLRTQLDDGDVALGTVASAPTRFRGAMIVLMTTVISILLCATWYAATWYFGFSLDDLPRIIPVYD, translated from the coding sequence ATGCAATGGCTTTCGGTCGCCGCCGTATTTTTCATCGTTTGGTGGACGGTTCTGTTCATCGTGCTGCCAATCGGCCTGCGCACGCAGCTGGATGATGGCGATGTGGCTCTAGGAACGGTGGCCAGCGCGCCAACCCGCTTCCGGGGGGCGATGATCGTGCTGATGACGACGGTGATTTCCATATTGCTCTGCGCCACATGGTATGCCGCAACGTGGTATTTTGGCTTCAGCCTGGATGATCTGCCACGCATCATTCCCGTCTACGACTGA
- the mce gene encoding methylmalonyl-CoA epimerase: MLGRINHIAIAVPDLAAASATYRDMLGAAVSQPQALPDHGVRVVFVSLPNSKVELLEPMGEASPVASFLEKNPSGGMHHICYEVEDIIAARERLKAGGARVLGDGEPKIGAHGKPVLFLHPKDFFGTLIELEEI, from the coding sequence ATGCTGGGCCGCATCAACCACATTGCCATCGCCGTGCCTGATCTGGCTGCGGCAAGCGCCACCTACCGCGATATGCTGGGCGCCGCCGTTTCCCAGCCACAGGCCTTGCCCGATCACGGGGTGCGGGTGGTTTTCGTCTCGCTTCCGAACAGCAAGGTTGAATTGCTGGAGCCGATGGGCGAAGCGTCACCGGTTGCGTCCTTCCTCGAAAAGAACCCGTCAGGCGGCATGCACCACATCTGCTATGAGGTGGAAGACATCATCGCCGCGCGGGAGCGGCTGAAGGCTGGCGGCGCGCGGGTGCTGGGGGATGGCGAGCCGAAGATCGGCGCGCACGGAAAACCTGTTCTTTTCCTCCACCCCAAGGACTTTTTCGGCACATTGATTGAGCTGGAAGAGATTTGA
- a CDS encoding ribonuclease J has translation MSQQDELVFLPLGGVGEIGMNLALYGYGPKAKRQWIMVDCGVTFAGLDLPGVDLVLPDIRFIEEQRQNLKGIIITHAHEDHYGALNDLWPGLNVPVYASGFTAGMLEAKRDYEGTRAEIPITPFKAGDRINVGPFEIEAIGVNHSIPEPMSLVIRTPLGNVVHTGDWKIDDAPSLGPITDEARFRAIGEEGVLALLCDSTNAVRDGVSPSEEQVSEGLRQIIENAEGRVAITTFSSNVGRIRSIAQAADRAGREVLLLGSSLKRVVNVSHDLGIMEGIKPFLAEDEYGYIPRDKVVVILTGSQGEPRAALAKLSRDEMRNVALAKGDTVVFSSRAIPGNEKAILDIKNGLIEQGINIITDNEALVHVSGHPRRNELLRMYEWTKPQIVVPVHGEAAHLVAQKELAEQAGIKQVPKVRNGNILRLAPGPAEVIDDAPHGRVFKDGRLVGDFEEMGIGDRRKLSFAGHVSVNVVLDSRYDFVGDPDVVPFGLPEFDDEGEDMEDTLYDAVLGAVESIPRARRKDLGVVKESVRRSVRAAANQSWGKKPIVTVFVTKV, from the coding sequence ATGTCTCAACAAGACGAACTGGTTTTCCTGCCGCTTGGCGGCGTTGGTGAAATCGGTATGAATTTGGCGCTTTATGGTTATGGCCCCAAGGCCAAGCGGCAGTGGATAATGGTGGATTGCGGCGTCACCTTCGCCGGGCTCGATCTGCCGGGCGTCGATCTCGTGCTGCCCGATATCCGCTTCATCGAAGAGCAGCGGCAGAACCTGAAGGGCATCATCATCACTCACGCCCATGAGGATCATTACGGCGCGCTGAACGATTTGTGGCCGGGCCTCAACGTGCCGGTCTACGCCTCCGGCTTCACCGCAGGCATGCTGGAAGCCAAGCGCGATTATGAGGGCACGCGCGCCGAAATTCCGATCACGCCGTTCAAGGCAGGCGACCGTATCAATGTCGGCCCGTTCGAAATCGAGGCCATCGGCGTCAACCACTCCATTCCGGAACCCATGTCGCTGGTCATCCGCACGCCGCTCGGCAATGTTGTCCACACGGGCGACTGGAAGATCGATGATGCGCCATCGCTCGGTCCCATCACCGATGAGGCACGCTTCCGCGCCATTGGCGAAGAGGGCGTTCTGGCGCTGCTTTGCGACAGCACCAATGCCGTGCGCGACGGCGTTTCTCCTTCGGAGGAACAGGTGTCCGAAGGTCTGCGCCAGATCATCGAAAATGCCGAGGGCCGTGTGGCCATCACCACCTTCTCCTCTAATGTGGGCCGTATCAGGTCCATCGCGCAAGCCGCAGATCGTGCCGGTCGTGAAGTCCTGCTGCTCGGTTCCTCGCTGAAGCGCGTCGTCAACGTGTCGCATGATCTCGGCATCATGGAAGGTATCAAGCCGTTTCTGGCCGAAGATGAGTATGGTTATATCCCGCGCGATAAGGTCGTGGTCATCCTCACCGGTTCGCAGGGCGAGCCGCGCGCAGCACTGGCGAAACTCTCGCGGGACGAGATGCGCAACGTCGCGCTGGCAAAGGGCGATACGGTCGTCTTCTCCTCACGCGCCATTCCCGGCAATGAAAAGGCCATTCTCGATATCAAGAACGGCCTGATCGAGCAGGGTATCAACATCATCACCGATAATGAGGCGCTCGTTCACGTTTCTGGCCACCCGCGTCGTAACGAGCTGCTCAGAATGTATGAGTGGACCAAGCCACAGATCGTCGTTCCGGTTCACGGTGAAGCGGCGCATCTGGTGGCGCAGAAGGAGCTGGCCGAACAGGCTGGCATCAAGCAGGTGCCGAAGGTTCGTAACGGTAACATCCTGCGGCTTGCTCCTGGCCCCGCCGAAGTCATCGATGATGCGCCGCATGGCCGCGTCTTCAAGGATGGCCGTCTGGTCGGTGATTTCGAGGAAATGGGCATTGGCGACCGCCGCAAGCTGTCCTTCGCCGGTCACGTCTCGGTCAACGTCGTTCTGGACAGCCGCTACGATTTCGTCGGCGATCCAGATGTCGTGCCGTTCGGCCTGCCGGAATTCGATGACGAAGGCGAGGACATGGAAGACACGCTTTATGACGCCGTTCTCGGCGCTGTCGAAAGCATTCCGCGCGCCCGCCGCAAGGATCTCGGCGTCGTCAAGGAATCCGTGCGCCGCTCCGTGCGTGCCGCCGCCAACCAGAGTTGGGGCAAAAAGCCCATCGTGACGGTATTCGTCACCAAGGTTTGA
- a CDS encoding biotin--[acetyl-CoA-carboxylase] ligase: protein MKMGRVSLDDFRHEALGETASTNLECFARARAGNSGNLWVTATRQTGGKGRRGRPWVSEPGNLYASLLLIDPAPVERIGSLPLAFALAVYRAVGAVLPFGGASLEIKWPNDILIGRMKTCGILMEAEMLADGRRAIVIGIGINIAHKPENPLYPVTMLSEHGASCSPDELFAHLYRETAEVLSVWNEGRGVAEVMRDWRTAACGIGEHITVNFPDRSIGGRFAGIDDHGFLLLDEDDGPRRAIAAGDVFFG, encoded by the coding sequence ATGAAAATGGGCCGGGTGTCGCTTGACGACTTCCGGCACGAAGCTCTGGGGGAGACAGCCTCCACCAACCTGGAATGTTTCGCCCGTGCACGCGCGGGTAATAGTGGCAATCTCTGGGTTACCGCAACCCGCCAGACCGGCGGCAAGGGCCGCCGCGGCAGGCCATGGGTTTCCGAACCTGGCAATCTTTATGCATCCCTGCTTTTGATCGACCCGGCCCCGGTGGAGCGCATTGGCTCCCTGCCGCTTGCCTTTGCGCTGGCCGTTTACCGGGCCGTCGGTGCGGTGCTGCCATTCGGCGGTGCATCGCTCGAGATCAAGTGGCCCAACGATATTCTGATTGGCCGGATGAAGACCTGCGGCATTCTGATGGAAGCCGAGATGCTGGCTGACGGTCGTCGCGCCATCGTCATCGGCATCGGCATCAATATTGCGCATAAGCCTGAAAACCCGCTCTATCCCGTCACCATGCTGTCTGAGCACGGCGCGTCCTGCTCGCCGGATGAGCTATTTGCCCATCTCTATCGTGAAACGGCGGAGGTTCTCTCTGTCTGGAACGAGGGCAGGGGCGTGGCGGAGGTCATGCGCGACTGGCGCACAGCGGCCTGCGGGATCGGCGAACATATCACCGTCAATTTCCCGGATCGCTCCATCGGCGGGCGCTTTGCGGGGATCGATGATCATGGTTTCCTGTTGCTGGATGAGGATGATGGCCCAAGACGCGCCATCGCCGCTGGCGACGTTTTCTTCGGCTGA
- the nuoN gene encoding NADH-quinone oxidoreductase subunit NuoN produces the protein MTAEILLASLRIATPELILAVGALALLMIGVFSGDKSTNTVTGLSVALLVVVGLWIIFAPASGLAFGGVYVADAFGNFMKILALIGSIVAMILSVGHSRVEPIGRFEYPVLLVLATLGILLMISANNLISLYMALELQSLALYVICAINRESLRSTEAGLKYFVLGALSSGMLLYGMSLVYGFTGNTGFQEIAAVLSAETRSLGLVFGLVFVLAGLAFKISAVPFHMWTPDVYEGAPTPVTAFLAAAPKIGAMAIFVRIVVDAFQPVFTDWQQIVVFVSIASMLLGSFAAIGQKNIKRLMAYSSIGHMGYALVGLAAGSEAGVAGVLIYMAVYMGMTLGTFACILAMRRKDVGNVENVDDLSGIASSNPFMALVLTALMFSLAGIPPLAGFFGKYYVFLAAIEAKLYALAVIGVIASVIGAYYYLRIVKVMWFDEAKGGFEKAAGELRIVYALSGLFVIAFIFFGGMLGNAVTAAAKTFF, from the coding sequence ATGACCGCTGAAATTCTTCTTGCCAGTCTGCGCATCGCGACGCCCGAACTGATCCTTGCGGTCGGTGCGCTGGCACTGCTCATGATTGGCGTCTTCTCCGGCGACAAGTCGACCAACACGGTGACGGGCCTTTCCGTCGCTCTTCTGGTCGTCGTCGGCCTGTGGATCATCTTCGCTCCTGCAAGCGGACTAGCCTTCGGCGGCGTTTACGTCGCCGATGCCTTCGGTAACTTCATGAAGATACTGGCGCTGATCGGCTCCATCGTCGCCATGATCCTGTCGGTCGGCCACAGCCGCGTCGAGCCGATTGGCCGTTTCGAATATCCGGTGCTTCTGGTTCTGGCGACCCTCGGCATCCTGCTGATGATCTCCGCCAACAACCTGATCTCGCTCTACATGGCGCTGGAACTCCAGTCGCTGGCGCTCTACGTCATCTGCGCCATCAACCGCGAAAGCCTGCGTTCGACGGAAGCCGGTCTGAAGTACTTCGTTCTCGGTGCGCTCTCCTCCGGTATGCTGCTCTACGGCATGTCGCTGGTTTACGGCTTTACCGGCAACACCGGCTTTCAGGAAATTGCAGCCGTTCTTTCGGCTGAAACCCGCTCGCTCGGTCTGGTTTTCGGTCTGGTCTTCGTGCTGGCCGGTCTCGCATTCAAGATTTCCGCCGTTCCGTTCCACATGTGGACGCCGGATGTTTATGAAGGCGCGCCGACCCCGGTCACGGCCTTCCTCGCAGCCGCTCCGAAGATCGGCGCCATGGCAATCTTCGTTCGCATCGTGGTAGATGCCTTCCAGCCCGTCTTCACCGACTGGCAGCAGATCGTCGTCTTCGTGTCGATTGCCTCCATGCTGCTTGGCTCCTTTGCTGCCATCGGCCAGAAGAACATCAAGCGCCTGATGGCCTATTCCTCCATCGGTCACATGGGTTACGCGCTGGTCGGTCTTGCCGCCGGTTCGGAAGCGGGTGTCGCTGGCGTTCTGATTTACATGGCAGTCTATATGGGCATGACGCTCGGCACCTTCGCCTGCATTCTCGCAATGCGTCGCAAGGATGTCGGCAATGTCGAGAATGTCGACGATCTCTCGGGCATCGCGTCCAGCAATCCGTTCATGGCGCTCGTTCTGACAGCGCTGATGTTCTCGCTGGCAGGCATTCCGCCACTCGCAGGCTTCTTCGGCAAGTACTACGTCTTCCTTGCTGCCATCGAAGCGAAGCTTTATGCGCTGGCCGTTATCGGTGTGATCGCATCCGTTATCGGTGCCTACTACTACCTGCGCATCGTCAAGGTCATGTGGTTCGATGAAGCCAAGGGTGGCTTTGAAAAGGCTGCGGGCGAACTGCGTATCGTCTACGCGCTCTCCGGTCTCTTTGTCATTGCCTTCATCTTCTTCGGCGGCATGCTGGGCAACGCGGTGACTGCCGCTGCGAAGACCTTCTTTTGA
- a CDS encoding NADH-quinone oxidoreductase subunit M, which translates to MTDWPILSTVTFLPLVGVVLLLLTNESGPYGRRNILNVSLLTTVFTFIVSLFIWIGFDNSNPGFQMVEKHNWFGNIAAYHLGVDGISMLFVILTTFLMPFCVLASWDSIEKRLKEYMIAFLLLEVVMIGVFVALDTVLFYVFFEATLIPMFIIIGVWGGKDRVYASYKFFLYTLLGSVLTMLAIMAMYWQAGTTDMTELLKHGFPAGMQTWLWLACFAAFAVKMPMWPVHTWLPDAHVQAPTAGSVILAGVMLKLGGYGFIRFSLSMFPLASEHFAPFVFTLSVLAIIYTSLVAMMQDDIKKLIAYSSVAHMGYVTMGIFAANVQGVQGAIFQMLSHGIVSGALFLCVGVIYDRLHTREISAYGGLVNNMPKYAVAFMVFTMANVGLPGTSGFVGEFLTIVGVFRANTWVALFAATGVILSASYALWLYRRVIFGALEKESLKGLLDLNTREKVILYPLVVLTIFFGVYPAPVFDATAASVDLLINNYTAALQAAQNVALTLN; encoded by the coding sequence ATGACCGATTGGCCCATTCTTTCAACGGTCACCTTCCTGCCGCTCGTCGGCGTGGTGCTCCTGCTTTTGACGAATGAGAGCGGCCCCTATGGACGCCGCAACATTCTTAATGTCTCGCTGCTGACGACGGTATTCACCTTCATCGTCTCGCTGTTCATCTGGATCGGTTTCGACAATTCGAACCCGGGCTTCCAGATGGTCGAGAAGCACAACTGGTTCGGCAACATCGCAGCCTACCATCTCGGCGTCGATGGCATTTCCATGCTCTTCGTCATCCTCACGACGTTCCTCATGCCGTTTTGCGTTCTCGCAAGCTGGGATTCCATCGAGAAGCGCCTGAAGGAATACATGATCGCCTTCCTTCTTCTGGAAGTCGTCATGATCGGCGTTTTCGTCGCGCTGGATACGGTTCTCTTCTACGTCTTCTTCGAAGCAACGCTGATCCCGATGTTCATCATCATCGGCGTGTGGGGCGGCAAGGATCGCGTTTATGCATCCTACAAGTTCTTCCTTTACACGCTGCTCGGCTCGGTTCTGACCATGCTCGCCATCATGGCGATGTACTGGCAGGCTGGCACGACGGATATGACGGAACTGCTGAAGCACGGCTTCCCGGCTGGCATGCAGACATGGCTCTGGCTCGCATGCTTTGCAGCCTTTGCCGTCAAGATGCCGATGTGGCCGGTTCACACATGGTTGCCGGATGCCCACGTTCAGGCGCCCACCGCAGGCTCGGTCATTCTGGCTGGCGTCATGCTGAAGCTTGGCGGTTACGGTTTCATCCGTTTCTCGCTCTCCATGTTCCCGCTGGCGTCCGAGCATTTCGCGCCCTTCGTCTTCACGCTGTCGGTCCTCGCCATCATCTACACCTCGCTGGTGGCCATGATGCAGGATGACATCAAGAAGCTCATCGCCTATTCGTCCGTCGCTCACATGGGCTACGTTACCATGGGTATCTTCGCCGCCAACGTTCAGGGTGTGCAGGGTGCAATCTTCCAGATGCTGTCGCACGGCATCGTCTCCGGCGCGCTCTTCCTCTGCGTCGGCGTGATCTATGATCGCCTCCATACCCGCGAGATTTCGGCCTATGGCGGTCTCGTCAACAACATGCCGAAATATGCCGTCGCCTTCATGGTCTTCACCATGGCGAATGTCGGTCTGCCCGGCACCTCCGGTTTCGTCGGTGAATTCCTGACGATCGTCGGTGTCTTCCGCGCCAACACCTGGGTTGCGCTGTTTGCTGCAACGGGCGTCATCCTCTCTGCTTCCTACGCGCTGTGGCTCTATCGCCGCGTTATTTTCGGTGCGCTGGAAAAGGAAAGCCTGAAAGGCCTGCTGGACCTCAACACCCGCGAAAAGGTCATCCTTTATCCGCTGGTGGTGCTGACGATCTTCTTCGGTGTCTACCCGGCACCGGTCTTCGATGCGACGGCCGCATCTGTCGACCTTCTGATCAATAATTATACCGCCGCATTGCAGGCAGCGCAGAATGTTGCGCTTACTCTGAACTGA